A DNA window from Candidatus Protochlamydia naegleriophila contains the following coding sequences:
- the eno gene encoding phosphopyruvate hydratase, whose product MAYVRSLKGREILDSRGNPTVEVELTTDQNVMVKASVPSGASTGENEAVELRDGDPDYYFGKGVLKAIANINGPIAQILVGEHVCDQERLDRMMIEADGTDNKRRFGANAILAASLALARAGALTTKLPLYRYIGGAHTHILPCPMMNIINGGAHADNSLDFQEFMIRPTGAPNFREAVRWGAEIFHTLKGILKKAGHVTAVGDEGGFAPSLNSNEEALDLILLAIEKAGYRPGSQVTLALDCAASEFYDKSTHRYFEKKKKLRNENFAERAADEQIDYLAQLCQNYPIDSIEDALAEGDWDGWQRLTERLGHTVQIVGDDIFVTNPKFLRRGIEMGVGNSILVKVNQIGTLSETLETIRLAQINRYATIISHRSGETEDSIIADICVATNAGQIKTGSLSRSDRIAKYNRLLAIESGLGTTALYQDSNRFRYPKASIL is encoded by the coding sequence ATGGCATACGTAAGGTCTTTGAAAGGAAGAGAAATCCTCGACTCTAGAGGGAATCCAACAGTTGAAGTAGAATTGACGACCGATCAAAATGTGATGGTCAAAGCCTCTGTTCCATCTGGTGCCTCAACCGGAGAAAATGAAGCAGTAGAATTGCGCGATGGAGATCCCGATTATTACTTTGGAAAAGGAGTCTTGAAGGCTATTGCCAATATCAATGGTCCGATTGCGCAGATTTTGGTGGGAGAGCATGTATGCGATCAGGAAAGACTCGATCGCATGATGATCGAAGCCGATGGAACTGACAATAAGAGACGCTTTGGCGCCAATGCGATCTTGGCAGCTTCCCTCGCCCTTGCGAGGGCTGGCGCTTTGACGACTAAGCTTCCTCTTTACCGCTATATTGGTGGAGCCCATACCCATATTTTACCGTGCCCCATGATGAATATCATCAATGGCGGCGCTCATGCAGACAATTCGCTCGATTTTCAAGAATTCATGATTCGCCCAACAGGCGCTCCCAATTTCCGCGAAGCAGTTCGTTGGGGGGCGGAGATTTTTCACACACTCAAAGGCATTCTAAAGAAGGCCGGCCATGTTACGGCTGTTGGGGATGAGGGTGGATTTGCGCCTTCTTTAAATTCGAATGAAGAAGCTTTAGATTTGATCTTATTAGCCATTGAGAAGGCTGGCTACCGACCTGGTTCTCAAGTGACTTTGGCGCTCGATTGTGCTGCCTCTGAATTTTACGATAAAAGCACTCATCGCTACTTCGAGAAGAAGAAAAAGTTAAGGAATGAGAATTTTGCCGAACGGGCTGCTGATGAGCAGATCGATTACTTAGCCCAATTATGCCAAAATTATCCCATAGATTCCATCGAAGATGCCTTGGCTGAAGGGGATTGGGATGGATGGCAGCGTTTAACAGAGCGTTTGGGCCATACTGTTCAGATCGTAGGAGATGACATTTTTGTAACCAATCCCAAATTCTTGCGCAGAGGGATCGAAATGGGAGTTGGCAATTCGATATTAGTCAAGGTCAATCAAATTGGAACCTTGAGCGAAACGCTCGAAACCATCCGTTTGGCCCAAATCAACCGCTATGCAACCATCATTTCACATCGGTCAGGGGAAACAGAAGATAGTATCATTGCTGACATTTGCGTGGCGACCAATGCTGGCCAAATTAAAACGGGTTCTCTATCGCGTTCAGATCGCATTGCGAAATATAATCGTTTATTGGCAATTGAATCTGGACTCGGGACGACGG
- a CDS encoding CCA tRNA nucleotidyltransferase: MDVFYHARSIVTTLVKAGYTAYFAGGWVRDFVMGHPSEDIDIATNASPDEVMDLFANTILVGLAFGVVIIVIEGHQFEVATFRKDLNYVDGRHPQGIELSTSREDALRRDFTINGMFYDPLEEVIHDFVNGREDIRHGVIRTIGNPHERFFEDRLRMLRAFRFSARFGFAIDEETQQAIRENAEKLFPAVAMERVWQEFNKMAPYPRFDQAIVEMHRLGLLDVIFPEMDGMHIKELRHIVAAYGHFPANCPTILYLMPLFPALSTEQKVEIAKRIKASNRDVKLIEFMGSLHSLIRDEEEGKSLEPHQWVHVLAHPDYGLVLAVLAAFYGDQRQSFLNAHQLRTQTMLPHIKRIQENTPLISAGFLKEQGIKPGKAMGMLLKEAERLAVNEDWSDPAPVLSLLKQSTLWTQAL; the protein is encoded by the coding sequence ATGGACGTTTTTTATCACGCTAGATCGATTGTAACGACCCTTGTCAAGGCTGGCTACACTGCCTATTTTGCTGGGGGGTGGGTGAGGGATTTCGTCATGGGACATCCATCCGAAGATATTGACATCGCAACTAATGCTTCACCCGACGAAGTGATGGATTTGTTTGCCAATACTATTTTGGTTGGGCTGGCCTTTGGGGTGGTAATTATTGTCATCGAAGGACATCAGTTTGAGGTGGCAACTTTTCGTAAAGATCTCAATTATGTTGATGGACGCCATCCGCAAGGCATCGAATTGTCTACTTCGCGCGAAGACGCCTTAAGGCGAGACTTTACCATCAATGGGATGTTCTACGATCCGTTAGAAGAGGTCATACACGACTTTGTGAATGGGCGGGAAGATATCAGGCATGGTGTCATTCGAACGATTGGTAACCCACATGAACGTTTTTTTGAAGATCGGTTGCGGATGTTGCGTGCTTTCCGCTTTTCTGCCCGCTTTGGATTTGCTATTGACGAGGAAACGCAGCAGGCAATTCGTGAAAATGCTGAAAAGTTATTTCCCGCCGTTGCCATGGAGCGGGTATGGCAAGAATTTAATAAGATGGCGCCCTACCCCCGCTTCGATCAAGCCATTGTGGAAATGCATAGACTAGGTTTGCTGGACGTTATTTTTCCAGAAATGGATGGCATGCACATTAAAGAGCTTAGACACATTGTTGCCGCATATGGCCATTTTCCGGCCAATTGTCCGACTATTCTTTATCTGATGCCCCTATTTCCTGCTTTGTCGACAGAGCAAAAAGTGGAGATTGCCAAGCGCATCAAGGCTTCTAATCGCGATGTCAAACTCATCGAATTCATGGGCAGTTTGCACTCCCTTATTCGAGATGAAGAGGAGGGAAAGTCTTTAGAGCCCCATCAATGGGTGCATGTGCTAGCCCATCCAGACTATGGGCTTGTGCTAGCTGTATTGGCAGCTTTTTATGGCGATCAACGGCAAAGTTTCTTAAATGCCCATCAACTACGCACTCAAACGATGTTGCCTCATATCAAGCGCATTCAGGAGAACACACCTTTAATTTCGGCTGGATTTTTGAAAGAGCAGGGAATTAAGCCTGGTAAGGCGATGGGGATGTTACTTAAAGAAGCCGAGAGGCTTGCAGTGAATGAAGATTGGAGCGATCCAGCACCCGTTTTGAGTCTCTTAAAACAATCAACGCTATGGACACAAGCTTTATGA
- a CDS encoding TrmH family RNA methyltransferase — MTDPHFITSLQHPFVKHLVKLRQESRYRYEQKSLILEGSKPIQEVLPFVKKLIYTSAYAPYLEFHAPEEWHITESIMKKVSGNSTPEGVIAEVQMPPFASLKQSRSILALDGISDPGNLGTLMRTALALGWDGIYLLPTSCDPYNEKVLRSARGAHFKIPLRRGNINELRQLAQQGNFQTLVADIKGEAPEKMRLGSRKILVLGNEAHGPSPDLFEFCSPITIPMPGEMESLNVAVAGGILLYLLKK, encoded by the coding sequence ATGACAGACCCTCATTTTATTACTAGTCTACAACATCCCTTTGTCAAACACCTTGTGAAGCTAAGGCAAGAGAGCCGTTACCGCTATGAACAAAAGTCGCTCATTCTAGAGGGAAGCAAACCCATTCAGGAAGTTTTACCTTTCGTCAAAAAACTTATCTACACCTCTGCCTATGCCCCTTATCTCGAGTTTCATGCTCCTGAAGAGTGGCATATAACAGAGAGCATTATGAAAAAAGTGTCGGGCAATAGCACGCCAGAGGGAGTCATTGCCGAGGTGCAGATGCCCCCTTTTGCTTCTTTGAAGCAATCGAGATCTATCTTGGCCTTGGATGGAATTAGCGATCCGGGTAATTTGGGAACGTTGATGCGCACCGCTCTGGCATTGGGATGGGACGGTATCTATTTGCTTCCGACCAGCTGCGATCCCTACAATGAAAAAGTATTGCGGTCGGCTAGAGGAGCGCACTTCAAGATTCCTTTGCGTCGAGGAAATATTAATGAGTTGCGACAGCTCGCTCAACAAGGCAATTTTCAAACGCTTGTGGCTGATATAAAGGGAGAAGCACCTGAAAAAATGAGATTGGGAAGCCGCAAAATTTTGGTGCTTGGCAATGAAGCGCATGGCCCTTCACCCGATCTTTTTGAGTTTTGCTCGCCAATCACGATTCCCATGCCGGGCGAGATGGAGTCTTTGAATGTCGCTGTTGCTGGTGGAATTTTGCTTTATTTATTGAAAAAGTGA
- the rsgA gene encoding ribosome small subunit-dependent GTPase A: MSNPKDDSHWRDPEEDYFQARKESRMQRKLASAKDRSKFKKTDQEKYLKNLEKGHQQKLSKQEWLEGRVISIMPQGVIVDHEGERISCVLKGLMKRDKTQAKNLVAVGDFVLFERTHEGEGIIASVKPRRTILSRADNLSRRKEQLIAVNIDQVIITVSVVNPPLKPPLIDRYIIAAHKGNMEPLLVINKVDLLDHAEGVDEAFLEQEKALYQELLNAYAVAGVPVISVSAAENKGLDALRQAMQGKASVFSGQSGVGKSSLINAVTDLNLRVGETVERTKKGSHTTTTTQLIPLEFGGWCIDTPGIKSFGVWDLDKNEIEGYFPEIHECGLDCKFPDCTHSHEDNCAVQKALEEERISLVRYISYQALIQTINEKHVRR, from the coding sequence ATGAGCAATCCCAAAGATGACTCTCATTGGAGAGATCCAGAAGAAGATTATTTTCAAGCGCGAAAAGAAAGCCGCATGCAGCGCAAGCTTGCCTCTGCTAAGGATCGCTCTAAGTTCAAAAAAACGGATCAAGAGAAATACTTAAAAAACTTGGAAAAAGGGCATCAGCAAAAACTGAGCAAACAAGAGTGGCTGGAGGGGCGCGTCATTTCCATCATGCCTCAAGGAGTCATTGTCGATCATGAAGGAGAAAGGATCAGCTGTGTTTTGAAAGGGCTCATGAAGCGGGACAAAACGCAGGCTAAGAATCTCGTTGCCGTTGGCGATTTTGTGCTCTTTGAAAGGACGCATGAAGGGGAAGGGATCATTGCGAGCGTCAAACCGAGGCGCACCATTCTATCGCGTGCCGACAACCTTTCGCGCCGCAAAGAGCAGTTGATTGCAGTCAATATCGATCAGGTCATTATTACCGTCTCGGTGGTCAATCCTCCTTTAAAGCCGCCTTTAATCGACCGCTACATCATCGCGGCCCATAAAGGAAATATGGAGCCCTTGCTTGTCATTAATAAAGTCGACTTATTGGATCATGCAGAAGGGGTGGATGAAGCCTTTCTCGAACAAGAAAAAGCCCTTTACCAAGAACTCCTCAATGCTTATGCCGTGGCAGGCGTTCCTGTCATTTCGGTTAGTGCTGCCGAAAATAAGGGATTGGATGCTCTCCGGCAGGCTATGCAAGGTAAAGCGTCGGTGTTCTCTGGCCAGTCTGGTGTTGGAAAATCTTCGTTAATCAATGCCGTCACCGATTTAAACTTGCGCGTTGGTGAAACTGTTGAAAGAACGAAGAAAGGCTCTCATACGACGACGACGACGCAGCTCATCCCATTGGAATTTGGCGGCTGGTGCATCGATACGCCAGGAATCAAGAGCTTCGGAGTATGGGATCTCGATAAGAATGAGATTGAGGGCTATTTTCCCGAAATCCACGAGTGTGGCCTCGACTGCAAATTCCCCGACTGCACCCATTCCCATGAAGACAATTGCGCCGTGCAAAAAGCTCTTGAGGAGGAACGCATTTCCCTTGTTCGCTACATTTCTTATCAAGCCTTAATCCAAACCATTAATGAAAAACACGTGCGACGCTAG
- the mutL gene encoding DNA mismatch repair endonuclease MutL, with amino-acid sequence MSFSSKIRVLSDQAINQIAAGEVIENPASVVKELVENSIDAGSTDICIEIQGGGRQLIRISDNGSGMFPDDALLSLERHATSKIREAGDIQDILTMGFRGEAIPSIASISKFTLLTCPQSEDKSLTGTLILVDGGRILSHSPAARSPGTTIEVKSLFFNVPVRRKFQRSPNYDTQEIVKIITSLALGHPTIQFELISDQKSLLKTPPISHDNSFQDLLFKRIECLLGKEFASALCPVSFSQAPYELQGFIGLPSVHKPNRTGQYLFINQRAVYSPLIGVAVREGYGTMLGTNRYPVFILHLNLPGAFLDVNVHPQKKEVRLRQEQKLKETLIEAVQSALRQEGSSFTDIAIKAEESDVFSSIANSYASLLSPFSNAATSFHVQEEEWEYKANPIEPHTSTPNSSPSFIPSFSPIPQVTLAEPTIRTRVIPPKEEPPALLASLVNKAPPRVAFPLLGYIILDSFSIEGAHAATMIKKESGGLCLLNQKAAYARITYEKLLKRASLAIQSLLIPLTLQFSAPETALLKEYLEPLNQLGFSIREFGDQTFVLDAFPTVIKQEEIETYLLNMIQDLLTRQETRQLQIKMEEKLALAACRASLPKTKRLTNEEAQGLVDQLFACQNPYQCPMGTQILSYLSPDELATFFVS; translated from the coding sequence ATGAGCTTCTCATCAAAAATTCGAGTCTTAAGTGACCAGGCTATCAATCAAATTGCAGCCGGCGAAGTCATCGAAAACCCCGCTTCAGTTGTCAAAGAACTCGTTGAAAATTCAATCGACGCCGGCTCAACCGACATTTGCATCGAAATTCAAGGAGGAGGCCGTCAGCTCATTCGCATATCTGACAACGGCAGCGGCATGTTTCCGGATGATGCTCTTTTGTCTTTAGAGCGGCATGCCACCTCTAAAATTCGCGAAGCCGGAGATATTCAAGATATTTTAACGATGGGTTTTCGTGGAGAAGCTATTCCTTCAATTGCTTCCATTTCAAAGTTTACTCTTCTAACATGCCCTCAATCAGAAGATAAATCACTGACAGGTACATTAATTCTCGTCGACGGAGGGCGCATTCTTTCCCACTCACCCGCAGCCCGTTCCCCTGGAACGACAATCGAAGTCAAATCGCTGTTTTTTAATGTGCCCGTGCGGCGTAAATTTCAACGATCTCCAAATTATGATACTCAGGAAATTGTCAAAATCATCACCTCCCTGGCTTTAGGACATCCGACGATTCAATTTGAGTTAATCAGCGATCAAAAGTCCCTCTTAAAAACACCTCCTATTTCGCACGACAATTCCTTTCAAGATCTGCTTTTTAAGAGAATCGAATGCCTCCTAGGCAAAGAATTTGCTTCCGCACTCTGCCCAGTCAGCTTTTCACAGGCGCCTTATGAACTGCAGGGGTTCATCGGCCTTCCATCCGTCCACAAGCCCAACCGCACAGGCCAATATTTATTCATCAATCAACGCGCGGTCTACTCCCCGCTGATTGGCGTCGCGGTACGAGAAGGATATGGTACGATGCTGGGAACGAATCGCTATCCTGTGTTTATTTTACACCTCAATCTACCGGGTGCCTTTTTAGATGTTAATGTCCATCCTCAAAAGAAAGAGGTACGCCTCAGGCAGGAACAAAAACTTAAAGAAACACTAATCGAAGCTGTTCAGAGCGCTTTGCGTCAAGAAGGAAGCTCATTTACCGACATTGCCATTAAGGCAGAAGAAAGCGATGTATTTTCCTCTATCGCCAATTCCTATGCCTCACTACTCTCCCCCTTTTCTAATGCCGCTACCTCATTCCACGTTCAGGAAGAAGAATGGGAATATAAAGCTAATCCCATAGAGCCTCATACCAGCACTCCCAACTCATCTCCTAGCTTTATCCCTTCTTTCAGTCCTATTCCACAGGTCACTTTAGCAGAACCTACCATACGAACAAGAGTTATACCGCCTAAAGAAGAGCCGCCCGCTCTTTTAGCTTCTCTGGTAAATAAGGCACCCCCTCGCGTCGCCTTCCCCCTCTTAGGCTACATTATCCTCGACTCTTTTTCTATAGAAGGCGCTCATGCAGCTACTATGATAAAAAAGGAAAGCGGCGGATTATGCCTGCTTAACCAAAAAGCTGCCTATGCTCGCATTACTTATGAGAAACTTCTCAAGCGGGCATCTTTAGCCATCCAATCGCTGCTCATCCCACTCACACTCCAATTCTCAGCGCCGGAAACTGCCCTCTTAAAAGAATACCTTGAGCCTTTGAATCAACTCGGCTTTTCTATTCGCGAATTTGGCGACCAAACATTTGTCTTAGATGCCTTTCCGACAGTTATCAAGCAAGAAGAAATCGAAACTTACTTGTTGAACATGATTCAAGATTTATTGACTCGACAAGAGACTCGACAACTGCAAATCAAGATGGAAGAGAAACTGGCTTTAGCCGCTTGCCGCGCCTCTCTTCCCAAGACTAAACGCTTGACCAATGAAGAAGCTCAAGGACTTGTTGATCAGCTCTTTGCATGCCAGAACCCTTATCAATGCCCGATGGGAACACAAATTTTAAGCTATCTTTCTCCGGATGAACTGGCAACTTTTTTTGTTTCCTAA